A segment of the Salminus brasiliensis chromosome 5, fSalBra1.hap2, whole genome shotgun sequence genome:
GTATAATAAAAGGCTAACCAGCAGTATTCCACCGCAACACTCAGTAGTGGATACATATTTTACTGAATTACTGAAGATCAGTGTTTTGATCTAATATTTTGTTCTTAAAGTAAGGGTTTAAGAATACAACACAGAATGGTTTGGATGTTTAAATGCCTGGTTAAGTGGTTCTTCAGATTGTCATAAACCCTTAAAAAGTtctatatagcattagaataagataagataatcctttatttgtcccacagtggggaaattctcaaaaacaaaaaattctGCCATTGTTCTACTTTGCTGAGAGCGCGTTTCACTATTGAACTTTGAAATTTAgcctaattaaattaatttgacataaaacatgaaTAGGCCTATGAACATTTTCAGATGGTTATTGGGGAACCTAATGATTTACAAGGGCTTCCAGAATGGGGGAAACACTGCCTGATGGCACTGATGCAGTGAAACTTACTTAGTTTTGttgtctctctttccctttctcacTTTTGCTCTCTTAACCTCTCCCCAGTCTGATTGTTCTGGGCCTCAAACACTTCAGTGAGACAGAGTTCCCCTACCATCTAATGAGTCAGTATCTCATTCGGCCTAAGAAGCTGGATCAACTGAGAGTTCGTGTGAAAGACATGTGCTCAAGCAGGTCTGCAGACAATATCATCAAGGTACCTCAAATTGAACTACTTCCATGAAGCTGTATGATACTTacttgttttataaataaataaaaaagctcaTGCTGTTTTCCTTCAGTTTTACTGCCAGCACCATGTTGTTCCTCCTCTGCCAGTGGCCTGCTGTCCAGTTCTCCCTGGAGAGGAATGCCCccctgtggagagagagaggaacatcATGCCCAATTGGCTTAGGGTACAGTATCCTCTACCCTATAATATAGCCTTTTTCTAATATTAGGAAACTAACACATACTGATTCCCAGTGCCTCCTCATTTGTTTCTTGTAAAATAAATTGAAAGTGTTGAATTCTTCTTTTAACAGAAAAGTTTGCCACACATCCATAAAGTAGTGTTTGAGGGCCAATCAGAAGAAAAACAACCATCTGATAATGGGAAAACTAAAGCTTCACCTCAGCTTGTCTTTCCTGATAGAACACAATACCCTAAATGCCTCCCTAAAGGTTTGACTCTTCAGCTGCATCCTTCGGCCAGGCGACAGAGTTCTGCACGACCACCCAAACCCCGCCCTCTGCATGGTTTTGCACAGCCTTCTCTTACACCATTGGCTAAAGCGCCTACTTGTTCTTCAGGCACCATTAATTTATTGCCAACAGTACCAACATCTCTCCCCTCTCAAGGAGTCATTCTACTGACTCAGACCCCTTGCATCCCAGTGAATGGGGCCCTGCCGGTGAGCCAAATGACCTCCACACCTGCTCATGGAACAGTGCCATTAAGCAGTGTTGGCCCTGTTAACTTCCAGTATGTTGTTCCACAGCAAGGGTGTGTTAACCCTGTTGAGCCTCCTGCTAGTTTGCCTCCTTCTGTAGTACATGTACCCTCAACTCCAGCTATAGCCTGTAATACCCCTGTATCCAGGAATGGGTTAGTTACAACGTGTGTAATACAGTCTGTGCCAAAGAAAGCAGTGGTGCCTAAGAAACAAATCATGCCTAGAAAGCTGCACCCTATCAAGCCCTCTCCTTTGAATCCAGTCCATCAGCTGTCCCAGATTATTCCATTCGCTCCTGGGGCTGCAATGAATGTGAATTTGGGCACCACAGCACCAATAGTGGAACAAGCCATGACTGCAAACTTTGCTGAAAACGTCACTAATGCTGTTCCATCTATGGTCATTATCCAGCCTTCCTCGTCATTGGACAATGCCGCTATCCATCCACAAGTTGCCACACAGGGATGGGTAAAGTCCTCCAATAGCCTTCCCACTCAGGATTCAATCATGAACATCCCTCACGTAGGAACACTGGCCAGGCCATTGTTGCCTAGCAACAATGTCAGAATCCCAAGCCCAGACGGTCCTAAGAAACCAGCAGAGAGTGATCTTAAATTCAAGTCTAGTCCTGTGTTTTtctcacacactccctcccCTCCACTCCAAGCTATTGAGAATCTCAGATCAAGCACTGTAATGCCAAACATGGACCATCAAGAACATCATGAAAGTGTCCCCAACACTCTAGATAACGGTCCCAAGTCTAGCTCACTTTTGCCTCAAAACAGCAGTGCTGGAGCTACACCACCAGCTGCCAGCCTGCAGAATCTCTCAGCTTTTACTGGTCCACCAGCAGATAACTCCCAGTACATGCTGGTTCAGGCAGCTTTGCAGGGAGGTGCACCACAGTTTCTTCTTGTCCCCAAAAGCAGTCTGCTGTCAAATCAGCCTGCGCTGCATGCTCCTGAGAGTGAAAGCAGAGTGCctcaacaacacacaacactcTCTAAATCTGAGACTTTTCACACCTCAGGCGTGCCAAATGTCAGAGAAGATAACGTGTCACTTGGTGTTGGACTGCCTTCAGAAGGTGCAGTCATCCAGATCACAGCTCCATCATGCACAGACCATGGTGCTGGTGAGGTGTGGAAAGAGGAGATGGAGGTTGGAGCAGAGGTGGGTGGAGAGGAGATGGCAGGCGCCCTTTTTGGAAGCCCTTTTCTTAAGCTGTCTGAGTCCTCCTGTAGCCCAGGCTCCAGTCTGAGCAGCAACAATATGGACACAGAGGTTTCAGAGATCATGATGGAGAACAGCTGGGAAAGCCCCAGATGTGAAGAACAGAGTAAAGACCGAGATGGTCTTTCCGAGTCTGGCAAAAAGGAACAGGGGAAAGGCAGTGAGCGCATGTATGCTTCTGTTACAGTTAAACTAGGAAATTTAAGAGCAGAACATGAAGTACCAGGGCTGCTTACAATCAGCTCTGGGGCTGAGAACCAGGAGACACCTGGAGGAGGCGAAGGGCAAAGTGAAGGGAACAGAAGGGAAGGTGAGGAGGGAGAGGGGCAGCACAATGGAGAGAGTGGAGGAAGGGAAGAAAGAGATGGAAATGAagaaggagagaagaaaggagatgGAGAAGGTGGTGGGGAAGGAGACGGTAATGGAGGGCGGCAAGGGAATGGAGGGGGAGATAAGAATGATGAAGAGaaggatggagatggagagcgtgaagaggaagaagaggactTTGACGAGCTCACACAGGACGAAGATGAAGAGGAAGTGATGTCCTCAGCATCAGAGGAATCTGTCCTTTCGGTGCCTGAACTGCAGGTTAGTACCTCACCATTGACTTTTTGGAGAAATTGTCAAAATGTCCTGAAATTGGCAGCATTGTAAGCATAAAGGTGCAGCAGAATTAATTTAGGTAGCACTCTAGTGTAGTCCACAGGGGTTGGGGGGGTTGCTTGCTGAACAGACATTTCCCCAGTGGCTTACATTACATTCATACTCTCCATAGCCAGGAGTGCTTTTGATCGACCTCCAGAGGAAAAGATGAGATGGGCAGGGATTTCTCTTTCTTACTGTAACTTGTTTGCTCACCACTGCAGGAGACAATGGAGAAGCTGACGTGGTTGGCATCAGAGCGGAGACTATGTGGGGAAGGTGATTCAGAAGAGGACAACTCTCCAAACTCTCCCACCTCCCCAACCTCACCCACCTCCCCAATCTCTCAAAACTCCCAGGAAGAGAATTCGGAAGATGAGGAGGATGGGGCGATGAAGGGAGAGGAGCTGGAACCCACGGAGGGGGATGGAGGAAAACTGCCTGAAGGAGACGCACCTCAGGAAGACGATCCTCCACAGACTAGTGGGAAAGGAGCAGGACGTGGCAGAGGTTAGGGATGAAACCATGAGCTTCTGTTTATGTTTTTAGATGGGTTTAATCTTGTTCTTATCTAAATCTATCTCTCAGGTTCCAAACAATAGCAAGACATTGTTTTCATTTATTGCACTCTGCAGGCCGTGGTCGCCCTCCACCCCGCAATCTGAAGCGTAGCAGACGTCAGGAACGGGGAAgcaaagatacctctaaactCCTCCTTCTTTATGATGACCACATCTTGGATAATGATCCAATGAGGGAAAGCAAGGACATAGCCTTTGCCCAGGCCTACCTAAACAGGGTCAGTGGACTTGGCTAATAAATGGCCTGCTTATTTtgaaaatacaaaacagaattTTCATTGCTTTCAAAGAATATCCTGGCTTTTAAGCCTATTGTCTATTTGCCACATCTGTATCAAACgcgtttatttgtatagtgttcggattttctttttgtttctgtGCATTGAATCAGTTGTATGTTACAGATGCTGCACATTGACATTGGTTAATGAAAAGATGGACTACTCCATTACATTCATGCACTGCTATGTTGTCATCCGATTGTAAAAAGCAACTTAATTATTTCCCTTTGTCATCTTGTCATTATTTTTTCTCAGGTGCGGGAGGCTATGCAGGATACTCCTGGTAAAATGGAGGAGTTTTTGAGTCTGCTGTATGAGTTTGAGCAGGGAGGGGAGGGCCGTAGTGCAGTGGAACTCTTTTCTCAGCTAAAACCTCTCCTCAAAGACTGGCCTGAGCTGCTGAGTGACTTTGCTGCCTTTCTTCTCCCagagcaggctctggagtgtgGACTGGTATGTGCATCTTGTATTCTACCAAGTCTTTTATAATAACGTTTTGTTCCTCACCATTCCACTTCATATAGAGATTTTACTGCAGGGTCTTTTTTGTAACGTTGTTATGCTAATATCTGTAGTTGGATGCAGTAAAAAAATCTTCATTTTAAGAACAAGCAGTGTGATGTACTGCATTAAAGGGTTGTCTATTTTAATTGTTTTCCCTAGTTTGAGGAACAGCAGGCATTTGAGCGTAGCAGGAGGTTCCTGAGACAGCTAGAGATCAGTTTTGGGGAGAATCCCTCTCACTACCAGAAGATTGTGAGAGCACTGCAGGCTGGGGCAGCCTTCACACCTTCAGGCATAGAGGAGGTAAAAGAGGACATGTTGGAACTTAATGCACGTTGCCCTGGAAGACTATTACTAAAAAATATTCTAGTCTGTGGCTGAACTTTATTTTGTGCCCAGAATTTCAGTCCTCAGTTTATTGCTTATTTTCCTACATTCCAATACATTATAGTCGGGGGCTCATTTTTTGTGTCTTAATTAATCCTATTCTGTTTTGGTGTCTCAGCTCAAGGCCCAGATGGCCACCCTTCTCAAAGGTCATACACACCTGCAGGGAGAATTCTCTGTGTTTTTTGATGAGCTCCGACCGCCACCAGCACGCCCGGGGCAGTTTGAGGAGGCAGTGTGGCCTGAGGATGCAGGGAGCGGACTGGAGGGAGGAGATGGAAGTGTAAGCTTGACAAGTGGCGGGGCGGTGAGTGGTGGGTTTGAGGAAGTCACACTCCCTGAtttggaagaagaagaggaaactCAAAAGATTCCTCAGATAACAGGCAGAAGCAGGAGAAGGAAAGAACTTGGCACACACAGGAATTACAAGGTGAGACTGCTGAGAACATGCTGCTGGTAACATTTCACTCATATATGAATGCGGTCTTTAATCAGTTTTCTAAACCATGATGTTATGTTGTCAGCAGGACTGTGATTGGCCAGAGAAGGACTGCCCCTGCCACTGCCATGACTCCAGTCATGAAGCAAAGCATCGCCGTCACAAAAGGAAAGGCTGCCCACGCTGCCATAGCCACAAGGTGCCTCGTATTTTTTCAGTCTGTGTATGTTAATTTTCAAAAAACATATCTATGTAATATAATGTTACAATATTTGATAACAATAGTAGCTTTTATTCTGAGGTCAGGATTTGTTTGACAGTATTTTGTGTGTCTTAAATCAATAGTGtgtctgatttatttatttatttatctatatatatatatttatctatatctCACACACAAGATACAGATAAGATGCAACCCCTAAAAATAGAAATGTTTCTTTGCTCTTTCAGGGCACTGATGGCTCCAAAGCACTAAAGAATGGTGATCAGTCATTCCCAACAGCACACCCTCTACCTGAGAAAGGGGAAGAAAGGGAAGAGACTGAAAGAggtgaagaggagagagaggaagaaaaagagacagaaactGAGGTTAAAGATGAGTCTGGCAGTGGAGTGAACAGTCCACATCACGGTACACAAACCGCTCTGTTCTATTGCAATGCCCTTAACCACCAATACCACAACCCtttattttattgcattatACTATACTCGTTTGTGTGGAGCTGTGGTTGTTGATTTTGTAAAAAGTACTTACAGAAAGTATTCTTCAGTCTTGACAGATTCCAAATCTGTTTCTTTATCAGAGCCAGAGGGACAAACGTGGGGGGGCAATGAAGGAGACCCTCCCCCCAACCCTGATGAAAGGGATGACGAAGAAGAGGtggatgaggaggaagaggagtggAAAGATGGAGAGGGGGAGCGCTGTTCTTCCAGCAAGCCCAGCAGAGATGAAGAGAGGGCAGTAACTGAACAAGCAGAGCCTTCTCTTACTCAGtcaggagacagagagatgatGCAGAGCCGACAGAGCCCCTCCTCCGACGCTCCAGTCTGTGCTAAGAACATCTCCCTCACACCCAGCGGAGAGAGGGTTGTTCTCTGGACAAGGTAGCATTCAGTTAACAGGGATGGTCAAATGCTAAAAAAACATGGTAAACAAGTAACCAGAAAGTGTTTGTTTCtttatacaaaatacaaaaagcaATCGCTATTACAATTTTAGATGAACAAATAAAATCTATTTTAAATTTGTCTGCAATTCAATCTCACTTCAAAATCTGGTGGAAAGGTGTTGCACTTCCCTTTTTATAACCCAAATTGTAGCTTAGTTGTAGAATTATTAGGGTTTGTTGGTATTACACGCTGGAAAACCTGGTCTATGTAATAACTAAATTTAGTTATAAAGTTTGTCTGGTGCTCGTTTCTTTATTTCAGTGTTATTTTCTCCTGTTTTCAGAGAGGCTGATCGGGTCATTCTAACTGCCTGTCAACAGCAAGGAGCCAACCCGAGCACGTTTCAGGCTGTGTCAGCTCAGCTCGGCAACAAAACTGCCAGTGAGGTACTACTCTTTTCCAAAAATTACATAAGGATATTTTGTTGGCTGAGGGTTTGCGATCAGGTCTCGCATGTCAAACAGCAGGCCATGTTGTAGCCAGATGTGAAGTTGCCCTTAATACACTTGCTGTGCTCTGTAGGTTTCCAAGAGGTTTCGGGACCTGATGCGCCTGTTCCACACTTCAGCTCGTCAGGCCAGTTCAGAGGACGAGGGCACTGAACAGCAATCAGCCACTGACGAGGAGCAGGACTGACCTGATGGTGAACTGAAATATACCAGCTAAAGATACAGATTACACACTGGGATGTGACAAGGAGCATGGGTTCACATTTTACTGCTATAACCTGAATTCCTGCTGCCAGCCTCTCCAAAATGGAAACCGTTTTCATGGCAAGCTTGAAAATTaacaagagagacagaaaatatTAGTAACCCAATTAATCACCAGCAAACTAAATGTGAGAATGGCAGCTGCTTACTCCAAAAGATTGGACAGACTTTGCAAAGGACAAAAATAACTGGTACAATGTACCACAGAACAAGACCAGCTTAGACTTTACGTGCTTGTTTCACTATGGACAGATGATTTGTAAATCTTTGACTATAAGAGGGGGCAAGTCCCCATTATGTACAGTATTTTTATATCAGGAGTTGATTTACGTTTTCTTTCCCATGTGTGTTTCCTGTATGTTTTTCATAAGAGAAAAATACTTGCTTAAGGAAATGATCTAGATGACAGCTGTTAATAAAAGGCttgtttgtatttatatatttaatgtatgttCTAGTGCATTGTTCCTATTGTGATTTTTCTGAGCTTGAGGTGTATACGAGAGTTGTTACTGCTTCAGTTTCAACATAAAGGAAAAAACGGTTCTGGATTCTGTGTGAATGCTACTTTTGTATTCGGTCCCAATAAGAGCGGTACAAGAATTGTTTAGCTCTTTTaggggaataaaaaaaaatcatgttccTTTTTGAGCGGCGCGGTGGTGTTGCAGACAATATGTGCCCCAACAGCTCTACGGCCCTGGATTCAATCCTTGCTCTGGTCACTACCTGTGTAGAGTTGTGGTGTGTTCTTCCTGTGTCCGTTTAAGTCTCTTATAGGTGCACTGGTTTCCTAAATTGCTAAATTGCCCcgggtgtgagtgaatgggtgagtggTACCCTGCAAAGGACTGGCATTATTCCTGCCAGCCGCCCAATGATGCCAGGCAGGCTCCGGACCCATCGCGACCCTGAGCAGAAATGCATAAGAATAATGAGTGTTACTCTTTGGCCATAGAGTGGAGATCTACTCACTTTATTTGTTCAGCTTGTCCTTTTAAGACTTTTTGTCAATCCAGTGGTCGAGCTCTGTGTATGAGCAGGTAAGAGAAGTTCACTTTGTGGGTAGTCTATACTTTTGGTTCAGGTCATCAAACTATCTGAGAAATATTACACTGTAGTTTCatcatttttgtgtttgttggtTATAGAGCTTGATAAGGTAAGAAGGCAGAAAAATATTACATTCCCTCTTTAAATAAATCATTCCTCTAAAAATCTGTTCctgtaatttaataaatcattccctaaATTAAAAATCTGTTCTCTCCAATGAATAAATCACTCAATTTAAAAATCCTGTTCTCTCAATTTagcaatcatttttttttatttaataaatcgCTTCCTCAGTTTAGCAATATTTTCtcctaatttaataaatcgttccctcaattAGGCAATCCTTCCTCTTAATTTAATAGATCACCCCCTCAATTACATAAATCCTTttaaaaatgtgcaaataatTTCTATCATTTCTAAGTTAACAATCTGTTTTAACAAAATTTTGCTccctaaatgtaataatttgttCTTGTAATGTTTTGAATTGTCCAATCCAATAAATCCTTCTCTCAATGTAGCTGtccgttccctcgatttaaatAAAGTGCCCCCTCTACACTGCAGGGACGAGTTCAGTGTGTGATCATCCTGTCCCTGTCCTGACTCCTCACTCCACAGTCTGCTCATATGGGTTGGTCTCGTGTCTGAGTGAGTGGGAGGGGCTTGCCGAAGTTGGGCATTGTAAGTCAGTCTCCTCAGCCAATCAGTGAGCGCCTCCGCTGCTGCGCTTTCCCCAACGCGGAGCTGAACTTCTAGTATGAGTACCTGGAGTTAGCTAGGTCAGACCCTTCGGACATAACGAGTCGCATTAAAGGGGTTATAGGCTGTTAACTGACATGTCGCTTAATCGTTCGGTTCACATGTATTTGCTTCCCTTCGCTTTCCTTTGTCTGGGCGTCTTGCTGAAGGCGTCTGTGGAGGGCAGCGATGTGCTGGAACTGGGGGACGCTGATTTTGAGGTCCGTGTGGAGGCACGTGACACTGTGCTGGTGGAGTTCTTCGCCCCTTGGTAGGCAGCCCTTCATTATACAGACAGCTAATCTAGCTAATCTAGCTAACCACGGGGTGGGTGCAAAATGCATTTGGTGATcttagctaacaggctaactaTGCGACGGTATACCAGTTTCACAGGGTCACTGTGCTTGGTGATTTAGCTGTATTGCTAATTAGCCATAGTAACGTTACAGTACCCCAGCACATTCACTACCCTACCCTATACCTTATACCTTATACCTTACCCCTTTTCCTGTGTTCACAGTGAGACAGTGTTAACGAGCTAGCCAggaaaataatatttacattttttttacacatttttttgtttgtttttccttgttcattaatttaatttaatgaataattccctacatttattaaatcataccctacatttaataaatcgttcccttcATTTAACAGTCTGGTTcctctaatttaataaattgattTAACCCTCAATTTAGAGGAGACTCTTCAGTTAAaatgagggaacaatttattaaatcttCAGGacggtttattaaattgagaaaatgtaaatgtaaatcagtgTTCATTTGGCTTCACAATAATCTTACAGGTGTTGTCACATTTCACCTGTGTAACTAATAGCCTCTCTTCTCTGCACCTGCAGGTGTGGTCATTGTCAGAGGTTAGCACCCGAATATGAAGCTGCTGCCACCAGGTTAAAGGGGACTGTGTCCCTAGCAAAGGTAAGCACATGATGTGATAGCGGTAGCCCCTTTCCTGTAAAGTCAGCCAATCAAATCGCACTCTGCATGCTGATCTGATGGTCCACTGGTCCACGAATCACTGgagctgcattctctggagATGATGGAGATCCATCCTTTACCTTCGGAATGATCATTTAAGCATCTAACCATCAGTACCTGACTGTTATAATGATTGTatgtctgaatgcaatcaaatcctccctgCTGTGATCAGGTTGACTGCACTGTAAACTCTGAGACATGTGGGAAGTTTGGGGTGAATGGATATCCCACTCTGAAAATCTTCCGTAATGGAGAGGAGGCCTCTTCGTACGATGGCCCCCGGACAGCAGGTGTGTGTACTTCAACTGTAACCCAATCTTGATTAAAGCTTCATGCTTTTGTCATTGTATGATCAGATTTGAGTGTTATTCTTTTACCTTTACAGATGGAATTGTGAGCTATATGAAGAAGCAGGCAGGGCCGAGCTCTGTACCCCTGCACAGCGAGGCTGACTTGGACTCTTTTATAAACACTTTTGAAGCGAGTGTTGTGGGTGAGTTATAATCATTTTTCCCAGTAATGTGAAAACCACTGATCTGAAAGCTTGTTTTGAATGTAAGTGTTGTACCACAGTTATTTGTACGAGAGGCATTTAATTAGTACCAACATCTCCCAATATTAGGAATGCATCAGTCAtgattgtttttaaatattatttaatttaattaaatttaattacacCGTATAGACATGCTTTGAGTAAATGTAGTTCTGGTACTTTCCAGTACAGTACCAGCTTTTTtatcagtttttattttaattaaaatttaaaaggAAAAATGAAAATTTAAATAAGAAGTGCTCAATCGTCATGTCTgctgtcctccgcatttaagcCATCCATAGAGTAAACACACGCATAGGGAGCAatgagcacatgtgcccggaACGGTGGGCAGCCCTGGctgcagcgcccagggagcagatgGGGGTTGGGTGCCTTCAGTCACATCCTTTTATTTTGGAGAATTAGGTCGGCAACCTTCTGGTCACAAGGCTGCTTCTGTAACGTTCAGgacagaattattcacacaaaaaataaatataaaaaatctacagatttttaaaaataagagACCTGtccaaaagctttttttttgtttacaagaATTGGGTTTCAGTTGTGTTAGCATTTGATATTTTTACGATATAATTCTCACATATAAAAATTATGTCTCCCATTTAGAGCCATATAAATAAGCTTTCTCTTTGTCCCTAAAATTAATATGATGAAAACTGATGAAAGTGTGGTAAACTGTGTAATCACAGTAATACACTTGAGGTTGTGCTATGCTGTGGAAATGCTGGTGCTCCTTGTATTTTTAGAGAAGTATTTCCTTGACCAATGACAGTTTTACAAAACCCGTTCTTACCTATGAAGGAACTTCAAAGCCAAACCTGCATCTCTGCAGTTTTGTTGCACCACTGTGCCATTTCACTAGACCTGAGTCAGCCTCTGCTGTCTGTCATATTGTCCATTTAGATGTCCTATCAGCAGACTTCAGAGTAGGCTATTTAAATGCCTTGGGTCTAATTTTAAAGGACAGATTGTTCCTACTTTTGTCTTCCTGTCCCTGTGCACCAGGCTTTTTCTCAGGACCTGACAGTCTGCAGCTTGCTGAGTTTCTGAAGGCCTCCAGTGTGTTAAGGGACAGCTATCGATTTGCCCATGCCACAGATCTGGGAATAGGGCTGAAACATGGCGTGGATGCTGAGTATGTGGAAAGGATGAGCTTTAAAAGCTAATCAGCAAAACCGTTTGAAATACTGTTAATTATTGATAACAATATTAACTATTGTATCA
Coding sequences within it:
- the gon4lb gene encoding GON-4-like protein isoform X1, with the protein product MKTGRGRKSSSPEPLAVPSKVVRRDSVSGSHGVCRLTSSPAKRIFTPTKRKNSSLPRRPFLNFKCHGQRQDYTEREHERSPGFHSEEDTELGLVITLDEERGEKEEQLKRKSGGKLKKVALTNSDRALPDKESVTDETDQETDQEEDSEEEFRKLDRDLAIKSKQHNLTSVNVRNIIHEVITNEHVVAMMKAAIRETQDMPMFEPKMTRSKLKEVVEKGVGIPTWNISPIKKSNEVKPPQFVDIHLEDEEDSSDEEYHPDEDEEDETAEETILESDMDSIASSPRISRQGRSRTPIELSEYDEERSSSPRPQPRPSRHLRVEAVPMGPPAPPSQSCGSSRTPKTIDSFMEKLYAVDEELELNPLCMEPYQTLNSNAEESLVACRTRSKRPLRDIPLDQLEAELCAPDITPDMYDYVSAVEDREWSQWLQGLMTSHLDNEEEGDDDDDPEYNFLDDLDEPDLEDYRNDRAVRITKKEVNELMEELFETFRDDLRVNKQDEGREEDEERDGETSPQSAAKFNVPQAIRFEEPLAHMLTACRRTVREQLDALHQRREQQSRPNQSAPGTTMVLIPPPCTLVVTATQKQQLQQQIQQHVQLLTQVNMLCSPVEALQSQAGTTKLFLTELQSFAERAEQVRAAVDPGFRSVFRVCNLQPSLNLLEELKQTPLPHVPSTKITRSRAVNPYPLLPTHLAWLFATRSTFLYPELLPHCSLDPDLQPPRSKNFYTKGEDGLIVLGLKHFSETEFPYHLMSQYLIRPKKLDQLRVRVKDMCSSRSADNIIKFYCQHHVVPPLPVACCPVLPGEECPPVERERNIMPNWLRKSLPHIHKVVFEGQSEEKQPSDNGKTKASPQLVFPDRTQYPKCLPKGLTLQLHPSARRQSSARPPKPRPLHGFAQPSLTPLAKAPTCSSGTINLLPTVPTSLPSQGVILLTQTPCIPVNGALPVSQMTSTPAHGTVPLSSVGPVNFQYVVPQQGCVNPVEPPASLPPSVVHVPSTPAIACNTPVSRNGLVTTCVIQSVPKKAVVPKKQIMPRKLHPIKPSPLNPVHQLSQIIPFAPGAAMNVNLGTTAPIVEQAMTANFAENVTNAVPSMVIIQPSSSLDNAAIHPQVATQGWVKSSNSLPTQDSIMNIPHVGTLARPLLPSNNVRIPSPDGPKKPAESDLKFKSSPVFFSHTPSPPLQAIENLRSSTVMPNMDHQEHHESVPNTLDNGPKSSSLLPQNSSAGATPPAASLQNLSAFTGPPADNSQYMLVQAALQGGAPQFLLVPKSSLLSNQPALHAPESESRVPQQHTTLSKSETFHTSGVPNVREDNVSLGVGLPSEGAVIQITAPSCTDHGAGEVWKEEMEVGAEVGGEEMAGALFGSPFLKLSESSCSPGSSLSSNNMDTEVSEIMMENSWESPRCEEQSKDRDGLSESGKKEQGKGSERMYASVTVKLGNLRAEHEVPGLLTISSGAENQETPGGGEGQSEGNRREGEEGEGQHNGESGGREERDGNEEGEKKGDGEGGGEGDGNGGRQGNGGGDKNDEEKDGDGEREEEEEDFDELTQDEDEEEVMSSASEESVLSVPELQETMEKLTWLASERRLCGEGDSEEDNSPNSPTSPTSPTSPISQNSQEENSEDEEDGAMKGEELEPTEGDGGKLPEGDAPQEDDPPQTSGKGAGRGRGRGRPPPRNLKRSRRQERGSKDTSKLLLLYDDHILDNDPMRESKDIAFAQAYLNRVREAMQDTPGKMEEFLSLLYEFEQGGEGRSAVELFSQLKPLLKDWPELLSDFAAFLLPEQALECGLFEEQQAFERSRRFLRQLEISFGENPSHYQKIVRALQAGAAFTPSGIEELKAQMATLLKGHTHLQGEFSVFFDELRPPPARPGQFEEAVWPEDAGSGLEGGDGSVSLTSGGAVSGGFEEVTLPDLEEEEETQKIPQITGRSRRRKELGTHRNYKQDCDWPEKDCPCHCHDSSHEAKHRRHKRKGCPRCHSHKGTDGSKALKNGDQSFPTAHPLPEKGEEREETERGEEEREEEKETETEVKDESGSGVNSPHHVLTDSKSVSLSEPEGQTWGGNEGDPPPNPDERDDEEEVDEEEEEWKDGEGERCSSSKPSRDEERAVTEQAEPSLTQSGDREMMQSRQSPSSDAPVCAKNISLTPSGERVVLWTREADRVILTACQQQGANPSTFQAVSAQLGNKTASEVSKRFRDLMRLFHTSARQASSEDEGTEQQSATDEEQD